A DNA window from Aestuariispira ectoiniformans contains the following coding sequences:
- a CDS encoding carbonate dehydratase, with protein sequence MIRKNPNGDLPVISPDAYVDKTAIVCGKIIIEEGVFVGPYAVIRADEVNEEGDMEPVVIGAHSNIQDGVVIHSKAGARVQIGERSSIAHRSIVHGPCVIGDDVFIGFNSVLFNCEVGNGAVVRHNSVVEGCDVPERFHIPSTTTIHSNDDLKDIKQVDADQSTFSESVVEANKELVKGYKRLGNEF encoded by the coding sequence ATGATTCGTAAGAACCCAAACGGAGACTTGCCCGTTATTTCGCCTGACGCCTATGTAGACAAGACTGCCATCGTCTGCGGCAAGATCATCATCGAAGAAGGGGTCTTTGTTGGTCCCTATGCCGTGATCCGCGCGGATGAGGTGAATGAGGAAGGTGATATGGAGCCGGTCGTTATCGGTGCCCACTCCAATATCCAAGACGGCGTTGTGATCCATTCCAAGGCCGGTGCCCGGGTCCAGATCGGCGAACGTTCTTCCATTGCGCATCGATCCATTGTCCACGGGCCATGTGTGATCGGTGATGATGTCTTCATCGGCTTTAACTCGGTCCTGTTCAACTGCGAAGTCGGCAACGGGGCGGTTGTGCGCCACAACTCTGTGGTTGAAGGCTGTGATGTGCCCGAACGGTTCCACATCCCGTCCACCACGACCATTCATTCCAACGACGATCTGAAAGACATCAAACAGGTCGACGCGGACCAGTCCACTTTCTCTGAGAGTGTGGTCGAGGCCAACAAAGAACTGGTCAAAGGCTATAAACGCCTCGGCAACGAGTTCTGA
- a CDS encoding SemiSWEET transporter, with protein sequence MDTLQIVIGYMAAGLTTFSFLPQVIKVWRTRSTRDVSLSMFLVLCCGVSLWLAYGLMLGDWPMILANAMTLALASTVVYFKIRHG encoded by the coding sequence ATGGATACCCTGCAAATCGTGATCGGCTATATGGCGGCTGGCCTGACCACTTTTTCCTTCCTGCCGCAGGTCATCAAGGTCTGGCGCACACGTTCCACACGGGATGTGTCACTTTCCATGTTTCTGGTGCTTTGCTGCGGCGTCAGCCTCTGGCTGGCCTATGGGCTGATGCTGGGTGACTGGCCGATGATCCTGGCCAATGCCATGACATTGGCGCTGGCCAGCACGGTGGTCTATTTCAAGATCCGGCACGGCTGA
- a CDS encoding class I SAM-dependent methyltransferase has translation MPDRSAAHKAVDNNYWMRQIKAAELTDDASILVVGGDRDEFASLLDHKVNASYVDADNLDSSDVLNDVEADSLDAILVRDALWQTKNPAAFFDKAQAGLKPGGHLVIMEPGITLVSWLFYSLGRDARMNFKVDPLADDQRPPRNLARPSLLFTKLENRIAFMERFPQLHITKQRWVSMLAGPLSDIRGGYSLIPESTVKGILDVEETLSPFLARWLSFRLFLVMEKRAKS, from the coding sequence ATGCCAGACCGTAGCGCCGCCCATAAGGCCGTCGACAATAATTACTGGATGCGACAGATCAAAGCCGCAGAGCTGACGGATGATGCGTCCATCCTCGTGGTCGGTGGTGATCGTGACGAATTTGCCTCCCTGTTGGACCACAAGGTCAACGCCTCTTACGTCGACGCGGACAATCTCGACAGCAGTGACGTTCTAAACGATGTCGAGGCAGACAGTCTGGACGCAATCCTGGTCCGCGATGCCTTGTGGCAAACAAAGAACCCCGCAGCCTTCTTCGACAAGGCGCAGGCCGGTTTGAAGCCCGGCGGCCATCTGGTGATCATGGAACCGGGTATCACACTGGTCAGCTGGCTTTTTTACAGTCTAGGCCGGGATGCCAGGATGAATTTCAAGGTCGATCCGCTCGCCGATGACCAACGCCCGCCGCGCAACCTTGCCCGGCCATCCCTGTTGTTCACCAAACTGGAAAACAGAATCGCCTTCATGGAGCGTTTCCCCCAGCTGCATATCACAAAGCAACGCTGGGTATCCATGCTGGCCGGGCCGCTGAGCGATATACGCGGTGGTTATTCGTTGATCCCTGAATCCACCGTCAAAGGCATTCTGGATGTGGAGGAAACCCTGTCGCCGTTCCTGGCGCGGTGGTTGTCCTTCCGCCTGTTCCTTGTCATGGAAAAACGCGCCAAGTCGTAA
- a CDS encoding GMC family oxidoreductase, with product MAVKGDMEATVVVIGSGMAGAHLAYTLSRKGVDVLMLEAGDRRTRNDYVETFYNNPVKGPQSPYPSIPSAPHPTDGGYDDFYVQGGPDEFIGAYLRIFGGTSWHWTGFADRLRPADFRMKTDYGVAEDWPIDYDLLVPYYQRVEKRWGVAGSMDFVWGAPREVPYEMPPIPASYMDKQVEKALNKLGLRSGIFSHARNSEIYDNRPVCCGNNTCVPICPIGAKYDASVHAEKAEKAGTRVETNALVTFIEIGPDQQVTRVKVQRPNGETFWVKGKIFAVCCHAIENPRLLLNSKQETAPNGAANSSDAVGRNLLTQANQDTWGLTAEPVYPYRGPQQTSGLIERRDGDFRSNMAAIGTSFMNDGWSGNSDATNLAQQFIKDGLTGSALANKISEQLSRHLRLNSSAEVLADWNNRVELADEKDTAGVPKPKVTFTMDDYTKQGLKAGLDINLKVFETMGATEVQNNEPYLSNAIIGGTTIMGTDPTKSVVDADLIAHDHRNMYILGSSSHVTMPVNAPSLTIAALAIRAAENMMRSLAE from the coding sequence ATGGCAGTAAAAGGAGACATGGAAGCAACCGTTGTCGTGATCGGCTCCGGCATGGCAGGGGCGCATCTCGCCTATACCCTGTCGCGCAAGGGCGTCGACGTGCTGATGCTGGAAGCAGGTGACCGGCGAACACGCAACGATTATGTGGAAACCTTCTACAACAACCCGGTGAAAGGGCCGCAGTCGCCCTATCCCAGCATCCCTTCCGCGCCCCATCCGACCGATGGCGGCTATGACGATTTCTACGTCCAGGGCGGGCCGGATGAATTCATCGGGGCCTATCTGCGCATCTTCGGCGGCACCTCCTGGCATTGGACCGGCTTTGCCGATCGCCTGCGCCCGGCGGATTTCCGCATGAAGACCGACTATGGCGTGGCTGAGGACTGGCCCATCGACTATGACCTGCTGGTGCCTTATTACCAGCGCGTGGAAAAGCGTTGGGGCGTTGCCGGCAGTATGGATTTTGTCTGGGGCGCACCGCGTGAAGTCCCTTACGAGATGCCACCGATTCCCGCCTCCTATATGGATAAACAGGTGGAAAAGGCCCTGAACAAGCTGGGCCTGCGTTCAGGTATCTTTTCCCATGCACGCAATTCGGAAATCTATGACAACCGTCCGGTTTGCTGCGGCAACAACACCTGTGTGCCCATCTGCCCGATCGGCGCCAAATACGATGCGTCCGTTCATGCCGAAAAGGCTGAAAAGGCCGGAACGCGGGTGGAAACCAACGCACTGGTCACTTTCATCGAGATCGGCCCCGACCAACAGGTCACACGTGTTAAGGTTCAGCGCCCCAATGGCGAGACCTTCTGGGTCAAAGGCAAAATTTTCGCGGTCTGCTGCCATGCCATCGAGAACCCGCGTCTGTTGTTGAACTCCAAACAGGAGACGGCCCCCAACGGTGCTGCCAACTCCTCCGATGCTGTCGGGCGCAACCTGCTGACCCAGGCCAACCAGGATACCTGGGGCCTGACGGCGGAACCGGTTTATCCCTATCGCGGGCCACAGCAGACCTCCGGCCTGATCGAACGGCGGGACGGGGATTTCCGCTCAAATATGGCGGCCATCGGCACCAGCTTCATGAATGACGGCTGGTCCGGCAACAGCGACGCCACCAATCTGGCCCAGCAATTCATCAAGGATGGTCTCACCGGGTCCGCACTTGCCAACAAAATCTCCGAACAACTGTCGAGGCATTTGCGCCTGAACAGTTCGGCTGAGGTGCTGGCCGACTGGAACAACCGGGTGGAACTGGCAGATGAGAAAGACACCGCAGGCGTGCCCAAGCCCAAGGTGACCTTCACGATGGACGATTACACCAAACAGGGCCTCAAGGCCGGGCTGGACATCAACCTGAAAGTCTTCGAGACCATGGGCGCAACAGAGGTACAGAATAACGAACCCTATCTTTCCAACGCGATCATTGGCGGCACGACCATCATGGGCACCGACCCGACGAAATCGGTCGTGGATGCGGACCTGATCGCCCACGACCATCGCAATATGTATATCCTGGGCTCCAGCAGCCATGTGACCATGCCGGTCAACGCGCCATCGCTGACAATTGCGGCACTGGCGATCCGTGCGGCAGAAAACATGATGCGCAGCCTCGCGGAGTAA
- a CDS encoding phytochelatin synthase family protein has protein sequence MISMTKRMTASIGAITLAAGLAFSTVAQAKDDLLYLIEPEGQDLFMHSEIQSDYFSLASYLEFEQVQTFCGPATMAAVLNSLGVERPKPQQLYPYALFTQDEIFTPENQAVKSYAMVDHEGLVLPQIATFLTNLGVTASYKHASDLSVDELREIIKAALSDKNKRLIVNYSRKPLGQIGDGHISPAAAYDADSDRVLILDVAKYKYPPVWLTVAELHEAMMLKDPSSNKTRGIVVVSR, from the coding sequence ATGATCAGCATGACAAAACGGATGACCGCCTCTATCGGTGCAATCACCCTGGCAGCGGGCCTGGCTTTCAGCACTGTTGCACAGGCCAAGGATGACCTGCTTTACCTCATTGAGCCGGAAGGCCAGGATCTGTTCATGCATTCCGAGATACAGTCGGACTATTTCAGTCTGGCGAGCTACTTGGAATTCGAACAGGTGCAAACCTTCTGCGGCCCGGCAACCATGGCCGCCGTCCTCAACAGCCTGGGCGTCGAACGGCCCAAGCCGCAGCAGCTCTACCCCTATGCATTGTTCACCCAGGACGAGATTTTCACCCCGGAAAACCAGGCGGTGAAATCCTATGCCATGGTCGACCATGAGGGCCTTGTCCTGCCGCAGATCGCCACCTTCCTGACCAATCTGGGGGTGACAGCCAGCTATAAACACGCCTCGGACCTGTCCGTTGACGAGCTGCGCGAAATCATCAAAGCAGCGCTCTCCGACAAGAACAAGCGCCTGATCGTCAACTATTCCCGTAAACCGCTTGGTCAGATTGGCGACGGCCATATCTCGCCCGCCGCCGCCTATGACGCAGACAGCGACCGGGTCCTGATCCTGGATGTTGCGAAATACAAATACCCGCCGGTCTGGCTGACGGTCGCAGAACTGCATGAGGCCATGATGCTCAAGGACCCCAGCTCCAACAAAACCCGCGGCATCGTTGTGGTGAGCCGATGA
- a CDS encoding c-type cytochrome, with the protein MTSKTLAATILAASLAMASAAYADDSKSTVPAKAHQCFSCHSATGKPLLADVPIIAGQQPLYLYNALQHYKTGNRNGGQALVMKEIIKDLSNEDLKTLADWFGEQK; encoded by the coding sequence ATGACCTCAAAAACCCTAGCCGCCACCATCCTGGCGGCCTCTTTGGCGATGGCCTCCGCTGCTTATGCGGATGACAGCAAATCGACTGTTCCCGCAAAAGCCCATCAGTGTTTTTCCTGTCACAGTGCGACCGGCAAACCCTTGCTGGCCGATGTGCCGATCATCGCCGGTCAGCAGCCGCTGTATCTCTACAACGCGCTTCAACATTACAAGACCGGCAACCGCAACGGCGGACAGGCCCTGGTCATGAAGGAAATCATCAAGGATCTGAGTAACGAGGATCTGAAAACTTTGGCAGATTGGTTTGGGGAACAGAAATGA